The following proteins are co-located in the Clostridiales bacterium genome:
- a CDS encoding type II secretion system protein GspE has product MEKPRHTGNKRLGDLLVENGTLKKEQLTEVLIKQKNSNKRLGELLIEEMMVTEEQILETLEQQFGLDRVHLDRINIDKQAVLSVPESLASKYTLIPIGVEGEKIRVAIADPLNIFALDDVKIASGYEVEVVIASRHEILKYIDRFYSSQFAQKAAEELSKEHRQEEERHARTDESIDIKDAPAVKLVDSIIKEAVKSNASDIHIEPFEDYIKIRNRIDGELRETMRSGKGALGALITRIKIMADLNIAEKRLPQDGRIITRVDNLDIDLRVSVLPTVYGEKIVIRILKRDSFLVSKHDMGLQEHELILLNRMIKHPHGIILVTGPTGSGKSTTLYSILNDLNTPNKNIITVEDPVEYVLEGINQVHVNTKIGMTFATGLRSILRQDPDIIMIGEIRDMETAEIAIRSAITGHLILSTMHTNDAPSTAVRLADMGIEPYLAATSLVGVISQRLVRRICPECRAAYEATSREKIILNHSMDSPLTLYRGKGCPRCGNTGYSGRVGVYEIMEISKEHREMIMEGKSSDELRNLSIEKGMRTLRTSCDELVLNGTTTVDELAKITYLKD; this is encoded by the coding sequence ATGGAAAAGCCCAGGCACACAGGGAATAAGCGTCTCGGAGATTTACTTGTTGAAAACGGAACGCTTAAGAAGGAACAATTGACAGAAGTGCTGATTAAGCAAAAGAATTCTAACAAGCGTCTTGGGGAACTTTTAATTGAAGAAATGATGGTGACCGAAGAGCAAATCCTTGAAACACTCGAGCAGCAGTTTGGCTTGGACAGGGTTCACCTGGATCGAATCAATATTGATAAGCAGGCTGTGCTCTCCGTTCCGGAAAGCCTGGCTTCTAAATACACACTGATCCCCATCGGAGTTGAAGGCGAAAAGATCAGGGTTGCTATCGCAGACCCTCTAAATATCTTTGCTTTGGATGATGTGAAAATCGCTTCAGGATACGAGGTGGAAGTGGTCATCGCATCCAGACATGAGATTCTAAAATACATCGACCGTTTTTATTCCAGCCAGTTTGCACAGAAAGCCGCCGAAGAGCTTTCAAAAGAACATCGGCAGGAGGAAGAACGACACGCACGAACTGATGAGTCAATCGATATTAAAGATGCTCCAGCCGTTAAGCTGGTGGATTCCATCATAAAGGAAGCCGTAAAGAGCAACGCCAGCGATATTCATATAGAACCCTTCGAAGATTACATCAAAATACGAAACCGTATTGACGGAGAACTTCGTGAAACCATGAGATCAGGAAAAGGTGCCTTAGGGGCGCTCATCACCCGAATCAAGATCATGGCAGATCTTAATATTGCCGAAAAAAGGCTGCCTCAGGATGGCAGAATCATTACCCGGGTTGACAATTTGGATATTGATTTGAGAGTTTCCGTTCTGCCTACCGTCTACGGGGAAAAAATTGTGATCAGAATTTTAAAACGTGATAGTTTTCTTGTCTCCAAGCATGACATGGGACTGCAAGAGCATGAGCTAATCTTGCTAAACCGTATGATCAAACACCCTCACGGGATTATTCTCGTTACCGGGCCCACCGGCAGCGGAAAATCCACTACTCTATATTCAATTCTCAACGATCTGAATACACCCAACAAAAATATTATAACGGTGGAAGACCCTGTGGAATATGTTCTGGAGGGCATCAATCAGGTTCATGTCAACACAAAAATAGGAATGACTTTTGCGACAGGTTTGCGATCCATCTTGAGGCAGGATCCTGATATTATTATGATCGGAGAAATCAGAGACATGGAAACTGCTGAAATTGCAATTCGATCAGCAATCACAGGCCATCTGATTCTCAGCACCATGCATACCAATGATGCTCCTTCCACTGCCGTAAGGCTTGCAGATATGGGGATTGAACCGTATCTTGCTGCGACTTCCCTTGTAGGCGTAATCTCTCAGCGTCTGGTGAGGCGAATCTGCCCGGAGTGCAGAGCTGCATATGAAGCAACTTCCCGTGAAAAGATCATTTTGAATCATTCCATGGATTCACCCTTGACCCTTTATCGCGGCAAGGGCTGTCCGCGGTGCGGCAATACCGGATATTCAGGAAGAGTTGGTGTCTATGAGATTATGGAGATTTCAAAAGAACATCGGGAGATGATTATGGAAGGCAAAAGTTCAGACGAACTTCGTAATTTAAGTATTGAAAAAGGAATGAGGACGTTGCGAACTTCCTGCGACGAGTTGGTTCTAAACGGAACCACAACGGTTGACGAACTGGCGAAGATTACATATCTAAAGGATTAG
- a CDS encoding DUF3343 domain-containing protein translates to MVSSGAAPAAKGVKDRMNEYVIAFSSFYRAVYAQEKLQENRIRSTLKKLPPDLLRTCGYAVFLKTNSINSAIDILDKSQITSRGIYMIEYENGAIKYKQIA, encoded by the coding sequence ATGGTTTCAAGCGGAGCGGCGCCAGCCGCCAAGGGGGTAAAGGATAGAATGAATGAATACGTAATAGCTTTTTCATCTTTTTATAGGGCTGTCTATGCACAAGAAAAGCTACAAGAAAACAGGATCCGATCAACGCTTAAGAAGCTGCCGCCGGATCTTCTGCGAACCTGCGGATATGCTGTCTTTCTGAAAACTAATTCAATTAACAGTGCAATTGACATCCTCGATAAAAGTCAGATTACCTCAAGAGGAATCTATATGATTGAGTATGAAAATGGCGCAATTAAATACAAACAGATTGCTTAG